One stretch of Streptomyces sp. A2-16 DNA includes these proteins:
- a CDS encoding NAD(P)H-dependent oxidoreductase, with product MTLTTVVASTRPGRVGRSVADWFTTRAAERDQFESHLVDLRELALPFYDEPHPPALRQYTQSHTRAWSRIVEASDAFVFVTPEYNGGFPAPLKNAWDYLVLEWQHKPAAFVSYGGVSAGTRAVQMAKQVVANLRMLPIGPTVSIPFVNEQVDEGAFRPGKIHEAAAEQMLDELARTAMVMRRLRIGTN from the coding sequence ATGACCCTCACCACAGTCGTCGCCAGTACGCGTCCCGGCCGCGTGGGCAGGTCCGTCGCGGACTGGTTCACCACCCGGGCCGCGGAGCGCGACCAGTTCGAGTCGCACCTGGTCGACCTGCGCGAACTCGCCCTTCCGTTCTACGACGAGCCGCACCCGCCCGCTCTGCGTCAGTACACGCAGAGCCACACGCGCGCGTGGAGCCGGATCGTCGAGGCGTCGGACGCGTTCGTCTTCGTCACCCCCGAGTACAACGGCGGCTTTCCGGCCCCCTTGAAGAACGCCTGGGACTACCTCGTGCTGGAGTGGCAGCACAAGCCGGCTGCGTTTGTCAGCTACGGCGGTGTCTCGGCGGGCACCAGGGCGGTGCAGATGGCCAAGCAGGTCGTGGCCAACCTCAGGATGCTTCCGATCGGGCCGACCGTGAGCATCCCCTTCGTCAACGAGCAGGTCGACGAAGGCGCTTTCCGGCCCGGCAAGATTCACGAGGCGGCCGCCGAGCAGATGCTCGACGAACTCGCGCGCACCGCCATGGTCATGCGCCGGCTGCGCATCGGAACGAACTGA
- a CDS encoding LacI family DNA-binding transcriptional regulator, whose product MITTRDIAERLGISVSTVGRALADDARISEETKFRVRRTASEMGYVGNRAARMMRGASSNVVALVIPDIRNSFYSTIAHELSKNMQAEGFQLMLSETDDDRMVELRHLRELSANRVAGVIIVPTARPHSESVRLLRTLPHLQLLRRHPSLGAQWFGVDDHEALRRATAHLVALGHTRIAYLGGPEELPTGAERLRGFRTALREGDLPDHAGRAELGPPSSVHHGREAVRRLLQEPAAPTALVLGSIQLTLGVLEELSAQGVKVPDELSVVGFGDEPGFSWWGPGLTTIGLPIQEMATGCALWLLRRLKTEPGNDGPYTSVSPGSLVMRGSTAAPDGRVPSRSA is encoded by the coding sequence GTGATCACGACCAGGGACATCGCCGAACGCCTCGGGATCTCCGTCTCGACGGTCGGCCGGGCGCTCGCCGACGATGCGCGCATCAGCGAGGAAACCAAGTTCCGGGTCCGCCGGACCGCTTCCGAGATGGGCTATGTCGGCAACCGGGCGGCGCGGATGATGCGCGGCGCGTCCAGCAATGTGGTCGCGCTGGTGATCCCGGACATCCGCAACAGCTTCTACTCGACCATCGCCCACGAGCTCTCCAAGAACATGCAGGCCGAGGGCTTCCAGCTGATGCTCTCGGAGACCGACGACGACCGGATGGTCGAGCTGCGTCATCTGCGGGAGCTGTCCGCGAACCGGGTGGCCGGTGTCATCATCGTGCCCACCGCCCGCCCGCACAGCGAGTCCGTCAGACTCCTGCGCACCCTGCCGCACCTGCAGCTGCTGCGCCGCCACCCCTCGCTCGGCGCACAGTGGTTCGGCGTGGACGACCACGAGGCACTGCGCCGGGCCACGGCCCACCTGGTGGCACTGGGCCACACCCGCATCGCTTACCTGGGCGGCCCTGAGGAACTCCCCACAGGTGCCGAACGTCTGCGCGGATTCCGCACCGCCCTGCGGGAAGGCGATCTCCCGGATCACGCCGGACGCGCCGAGCTGGGGCCGCCGTCGTCCGTGCATCACGGGCGCGAAGCCGTGCGCCGACTGCTGCAGGAGCCGGCGGCTCCCACCGCACTCGTCCTGGGATCGATCCAGCTCACCCTGGGCGTGCTGGAGGAGCTGTCCGCGCAAGGCGTGAAGGTGCCCGACGAGCTGTCCGTGGTCGGGTTCGGGGACGAGCCCGGCTTCTCCTGGTGGGGTCCCGGGCTCACCACGATCGGTCTGCCCATCCAGGAGATGGCGACCGGGTGCGCGCTGTGGCTGTTGCGCCGCCTCAAGACCGAGCCGGGCAACGACGGGCCCTACACGTCGGTCTCCCCCGGGTCCCTGGTCATGCGCGGCAGCACGGCTGCCCCTGACGGCAGGGTTCCGTCCCGGTCCGCCTGA
- a CDS encoding fumarylacetoacetate hydrolase family protein, which produces MRIVRYAVDGMCHYGELEPGDVTIARFEGDPFTGLAPTDRVDEVGDVVVLSPVDKPRVFGFAYNYASHVDETDREIPEVPVCFMKPSTAVVGPGDAIVYPADGELIHFEGELVVVIGKEARHVKPSEAHEYILGYTCGNDVSDRVVQRKESRYGTLLIGKGQDTFAPLGPVIATELDPSALALTTRVNGRVVQSASTADLMLPVPELVSYLSRYLTLLPGDTIMTGTPAGVGPIRPGDEVEVEIEGVGVLRNPVVAESR; this is translated from the coding sequence GTGCGGATCGTCAGGTATGCCGTCGACGGCATGTGTCATTACGGAGAACTCGAACCCGGTGACGTGACCATCGCCAGATTCGAGGGTGATCCCTTCACGGGATTGGCTCCTACGGACCGTGTGGACGAAGTGGGTGACGTCGTCGTTCTTTCGCCGGTCGATAAACCCCGTGTCTTCGGGTTCGCGTACAACTACGCCTCACATGTCGACGAGACCGACCGTGAGATTCCGGAAGTTCCCGTGTGTTTCATGAAGCCGAGCACGGCGGTCGTGGGTCCCGGAGACGCGATCGTCTATCCGGCGGACGGCGAACTGATTCATTTCGAGGGCGAGTTGGTCGTCGTCATCGGCAAGGAAGCCCGCCATGTGAAGCCTTCCGAGGCCCATGAGTACATCCTCGGCTATACGTGCGGCAACGACGTCAGCGACCGCGTCGTACAGCGCAAGGAAAGCAGATACGGCACGCTGCTGATCGGTAAGGGGCAGGACACCTTCGCTCCCCTCGGACCGGTCATCGCCACGGAACTCGACCCGTCCGCACTGGCGTTGACGACCCGCGTGAACGGCCGAGTCGTGCAGTCGGCGAGCACGGCCGACCTGATGCTCCCCGTTCCCGAACTCGTCAGCTATCTCAGCCGCTACCTGACCCTGCTGCCCGGAGACACGATCATGACCGGCACGCCTGCCGGTGTCGGGCCGATCCGCCCCGGGGACGAGGTCGAGGTCGAGATCGAGGGCGTCGGTGTCCTGCGCAACCCGGTCGTGGCCGAGAGCCGTTGA
- a CDS encoding MFS transporter — protein MTHAAQADTSAVPVKGTQESSRPPVSRAMIGVGFLLVVLSYMVNAMDRQVFPPLLPDIRAEYGFSLEQGGLLATNFTLGMALAGLPAGYLLDRFRRKTVLLASIVIYSLGTMATPLATGFADMTLYRVVSGFGEGMQSAAIFAAMGAFFAQRRGLAFGVIGVGYSVGVFIAPLIGVELASTHDTWHSPFYLFGTAGLLIAAASLFLLRTGLTEHSVEKAVSTRGYDHMPASAYNRNTIALAVHAVISGVAIYGFLGLYPTYLITSLHYSAGQAALAMSFLGFGGMTAVFGGWLGDRVNQRNLLILSLLAVSAISACIYDTQAGVGVQCVFAFLMGAFGLGFVYPNTNSVMQRAVRPSQIGRASGLFVTSYYGPAAFSGLLFAALVDAFGWDRAGLLQVTLLPLAGVVALACVRPGQFNNVVR, from the coding sequence ATGACTCACGCAGCGCAAGCAGACACGAGTGCAGTGCCCGTCAAAGGCACCCAGGAAAGCAGCCGCCCGCCCGTTTCCCGCGCCATGATCGGCGTGGGCTTCCTGCTGGTGGTCCTCTCCTACATGGTCAACGCGATGGACCGTCAGGTCTTTCCGCCACTGCTGCCCGACATCCGTGCGGAGTACGGGTTCTCGCTGGAGCAGGGCGGACTGCTGGCGACCAACTTCACCCTCGGCATGGCCCTGGCCGGCCTGCCCGCGGGTTATCTGCTGGACCGGTTCCGACGCAAGACCGTGCTGCTGGCCAGCATCGTGATCTACTCCCTCGGCACCATGGCCACCCCGCTGGCGACCGGCTTCGCCGACATGACGCTGTACCGGGTGGTCTCGGGCTTCGGCGAGGGCATGCAGTCCGCCGCGATCTTCGCCGCGATGGGTGCCTTCTTCGCGCAGCGGCGCGGTCTCGCCTTCGGAGTGATCGGCGTGGGCTACTCCGTCGGCGTGTTCATCGCCCCGCTCATCGGTGTCGAGCTCGCGAGCACCCACGACACCTGGCACTCGCCCTTCTACCTGTTCGGCACGGCGGGGCTGCTGATCGCCGCCGCCTCCCTGTTCCTGCTCAGGACCGGTCTGACCGAGCACTCCGTCGAGAAAGCCGTCTCCACCAGGGGCTACGACCACATGCCGGCCTCCGCCTACAACCGCAACACCATCGCGCTGGCCGTCCACGCGGTCATCAGCGGTGTGGCCATCTACGGCTTCCTCGGCCTCTACCCGACGTACCTCATCACCTCACTGCACTACTCGGCCGGGCAGGCCGCACTGGCCATGAGTTTCCTCGGTTTCGGCGGCATGACGGCGGTCTTCGGCGGCTGGCTCGGTGACCGCGTGAACCAGCGCAACCTGCTGATACTGAGCCTGCTGGCCGTCTCCGCCATCAGCGCGTGCATCTACGACACGCAGGCCGGCGTCGGCGTCCAGTGCGTGTTCGCCTTCCTCATGGGCGCCTTCGGCCTGGGATTCGTCTATCCCAACACCAACAGCGTGATGCAGCGGGCCGTCCGTCCGTCGCAGATCGGACGCGCCTCCGGCCTGTTCGTCACCAGTTACTACGGACCGGCGGCGTTCTCGGGCCTGCTCTTCGCCGCCCTGGTGGACGCCTTCGGCTGGGACCGGGCCGGGCTCCTCCAGGTCACGCTCCTGCCGCTGGCCGGCGTCGTCGCTCTGGCCTGCGTCCGCCCCGGGCAGTTCAACAACGTGGTCCGCTGA
- a CDS encoding C-terminal binding protein has protein sequence MTPPSRPDTVLLTDHAWPDDSVERSVIEGAGHTLVSGPAAPASAGAIEKLVTEHRPAAILTCWAPVSATAIGASPDLRIVARLGVGLDNIAVDTATERGVWVTNVPDYCVEEVSDHAVGMVLAWTRGLAVFDREVRTGRWDPAGARLRRLSTLTCGVVGFGRIGRATARKLGAFGCRILAHDPHPPKDDSGVELVGLEELLRRSDAVILHVPLTPGTHHLIGPDQLALMKPGGLLVNVSRGGLVDTDAVIKALDGGQLDGAAFDVLESEPRVPAALLDQPGALLTPHVAFSSDASVTELRRRAAEEVVRILAGEAPAHPCNNPGVRPAGSGDRS, from the coding sequence ATGACACCACCGAGCCGCCCAGACACCGTGCTGCTCACCGACCACGCCTGGCCCGACGACTCGGTCGAGCGATCCGTCATCGAGGGCGCGGGCCACACGCTGGTGTCCGGCCCCGCGGCACCCGCTTCTGCCGGGGCCATCGAGAAGCTGGTCACCGAGCACCGCCCCGCGGCCATTCTCACCTGCTGGGCGCCGGTCTCGGCCACCGCGATCGGCGCCTCGCCGGACCTGCGGATCGTGGCCAGACTCGGCGTCGGCCTCGACAACATCGCGGTGGACACCGCCACCGAGCGGGGCGTGTGGGTCACCAACGTCCCGGACTACTGCGTCGAGGAGGTCTCCGACCACGCCGTCGGCATGGTGCTCGCCTGGACGCGGGGCCTGGCCGTGTTCGACCGGGAGGTCCGCACGGGCCGTTGGGATCCCGCCGGCGCCCGGTTGCGCCGTCTGTCCACGCTGACCTGCGGCGTGGTCGGCTTCGGCCGGATCGGACGCGCCACCGCCCGCAAACTCGGCGCGTTCGGCTGCCGGATCCTGGCCCACGACCCCCACCCGCCGAAGGACGACTCCGGAGTCGAGCTGGTGGGCCTGGAAGAACTGCTGCGCCGCAGCGACGCGGTGATCCTTCACGTGCCGCTGACGCCCGGCACACACCATCTCATCGGCCCCGATCAGCTGGCGCTGATGAAGCCGGGCGGACTGCTGGTCAACGTCAGCCGCGGCGGTCTGGTGGACACCGACGCCGTCATCAAGGCGCTCGACGGCGGTCAGCTGGACGGAGCCGCCTTCGACGTCCTGGAGAGCGAGCCCCGTGTTCCCGCCGCGCTGCTGGACCAGCCCGGCGCGCTGCTCACCCCCCACGTCGCCTTCTCCTCCGACGCCTCGGTCACGGAACTGCGCCGCCGCGCCGCGGAGGAGGTCGTACGGATTCTGGCGGGCGAGGCACCGGCACACCCCTGCAACAACCCCGGAGTCAGGCCCGCCGGCTCGGGTGACCGGTCATGA
- a CDS encoding aminoglycoside phosphotransferase family protein, giving the protein MSPTAQGQDSALSDFLFAHKLAHPGETARWTPLTGGVSSDLWRVELPGRSLCVKRALARLRVAADWEAPVSRNAYEWAWMRFASRHRPDSVPELLAHDPDAGLFAMAYLPAERYPMWKSQLLAGEVEVRTAAALGEVLGTLHAASAGDASLASEFATDDNFHALRIEPYLLATAAAHPGLADILHGLADRTAGTRLALVHGDVSPKNILVGPSGPVLLDAECAWYGDPAFDLAFCVNHLLLKSLVVSGRRAELLRSARVLAEEYVRRVDWEPRPALETRAATLLPALLLARVDGKSPVEYLTDDRDRLFVRTVASALLRAPASSVADVLDAWATALRPPAETGSGRPA; this is encoded by the coding sequence ATGAGCCCCACCGCGCAGGGCCAGGACTCCGCGCTGTCCGACTTCCTGTTCGCCCACAAGCTCGCGCACCCCGGCGAAACCGCGCGTTGGACGCCGCTGACCGGCGGGGTCTCCTCCGACCTGTGGCGGGTGGAGCTGCCGGGCCGCTCGCTGTGCGTCAAGCGGGCCCTGGCCCGGTTGCGGGTCGCGGCCGACTGGGAGGCGCCGGTGTCGCGCAACGCCTACGAATGGGCATGGATGCGGTTCGCGTCCCGGCACCGGCCGGACAGCGTGCCCGAACTGCTGGCGCACGACCCCGATGCCGGCCTCTTCGCGATGGCGTACCTGCCCGCCGAGCGCTACCCCATGTGGAAGTCCCAACTCCTCGCCGGTGAGGTGGAGGTGAGGACCGCGGCGGCCCTCGGAGAGGTGCTCGGCACCCTGCACGCGGCAAGCGCGGGTGACGCGAGCCTCGCCTCGGAGTTCGCCACGGACGACAACTTCCATGCCCTGCGGATCGAGCCGTACCTTCTGGCCACCGCGGCGGCGCACCCCGGCCTGGCCGACATCCTCCATGGCCTCGCCGACCGCACGGCCGGCACACGCCTGGCCCTGGTCCACGGCGACGTCAGCCCCAAGAACATCCTCGTCGGCCCGTCGGGGCCCGTCCTCCTGGACGCCGAGTGCGCCTGGTACGGCGACCCGGCCTTCGACTTGGCCTTCTGCGTCAATCATCTGCTCCTGAAGAGTCTCGTGGTGTCCGGCCGCCGCGCCGAACTCCTGCGGTCCGCCCGGGTGCTGGCGGAGGAATACGTCCGACGGGTCGACTGGGAACCCCGGCCCGCCCTGGAGACGCGGGCCGCCACCCTGCTGCCCGCACTGCTGCTCGCCCGGGTGGACGGCAAGTCCCCGGTGGAGTACCTCACCGACGACCGGGACCGGCTGTTCGTCCGCACCGTGGCTTCGGCACTGCTGCGAGCGCCCGCCTCCTCGGTGGCCGATGTGCTGGATGCCTGGGCGACGGCCCTTCGGCCTCCGGCCGAGACCGGCAGCGGCCGGCCCGCATGA
- a CDS encoding cupin domain-containing protein has product MRRVVTGHDENGKSVVVSDGTVPRSREFTSLPGWVSRLAWATDPGEPVSRAGEDPTPKVTSLLPAPGGSRFIVLTFPPEAALADPAFDPAAFDREQRADSPGIAELIEPDGMHTTPTVDYGIVLQGEIVLELDDGGCTPLSTGDIVIQNGTRHAWRNRSDRPATMAFVLIGAEGGG; this is encoded by the coding sequence ATGCGCAGAGTCGTCACCGGGCACGACGAGAACGGCAAGTCGGTGGTCGTCAGCGACGGCACCGTCCCCCGCAGCCGGGAGTTCACCAGCCTGCCGGGCTGGGTCTCCCGCCTCGCGTGGGCAACCGACCCCGGCGAACCGGTCAGCCGGGCCGGAGAGGACCCTACACCGAAGGTCACCAGCCTGCTTCCGGCGCCGGGAGGCAGCAGGTTCATCGTCCTGACCTTCCCGCCGGAGGCCGCCTTGGCCGATCCGGCTTTCGACCCCGCCGCCTTCGACCGGGAACAGCGGGCCGATTCGCCCGGCATCGCCGAACTCATCGAGCCCGACGGCATGCACACGACCCCGACGGTGGACTACGGCATCGTGCTCCAGGGCGAGATCGTCCTCGAACTCGACGACGGCGGCTGCACCCCGCTCTCCACAGGCGACATCGTGATCCAGAACGGAACCCGGCACGCCTGGCGCAACCGCAGCGACCGACCGGCCACGATGGCCTTCGTCCTCATCGGGGCCGAGGGCGGTGGCTGA
- a CDS encoding NAD(P)-binding domain-containing protein, whose protein sequence is MIEQLNATSSQNTPVTVIGLGPMGQAMTRTLLDSGHPVTVWNRTAARADGVVTDGATLAPTPREAVEASDLVILSLTDYQAMYDILGTATASLAGRTLVNLSSDTPDRTREAATWAAGHGAGFLTGGVMVPAPMVGTDAAHVYYSGREQVMETHRAVLAPLGTPRYLGDDPGLAQMMYQAQLAVFLTSLSALMHATAMLGTAGLKASEALPELLSFTDSIGDMLRAGDKQLGVALDAGEHPGDLSTVTMMGATSDHIVETSTSLGLDLALPLAVQAHYRRAIENGHGGDNWTRIIDSIRKQQ, encoded by the coding sequence GTGATCGAACAACTGAACGCCACCAGCAGTCAGAACACCCCTGTCACCGTGATCGGGCTGGGTCCGATGGGCCAGGCGATGACCCGCACGCTCCTCGACTCCGGCCACCCGGTGACGGTCTGGAACCGCACCGCCGCCCGGGCCGACGGCGTCGTCACCGACGGAGCAACCCTCGCACCGACACCCCGCGAGGCGGTCGAAGCCAGTGACCTCGTGATCCTCAGCCTCACCGACTACCAGGCGATGTACGACATCCTCGGCACCGCCACCGCATCCCTCGCCGGCCGCACACTGGTCAACCTGAGCTCCGACACTCCCGACCGAACCCGCGAGGCAGCTACCTGGGCGGCCGGCCACGGCGCCGGCTTCCTCACCGGCGGGGTCATGGTTCCCGCACCGATGGTCGGCACGGACGCGGCCCATGTCTACTACAGCGGCCGCGAGCAGGTGATGGAGACCCACCGTGCGGTGTTGGCACCGCTGGGAACACCGAGGTATCTGGGCGACGACCCCGGTCTCGCGCAGATGATGTACCAGGCCCAGCTCGCGGTGTTCCTCACCAGCCTGTCGGCGCTGATGCACGCCACCGCGATGTTGGGCACGGCAGGGTTGAAGGCGTCGGAAGCGCTGCCGGAGCTGCTCTCCTTCACCGACTCGATCGGCGACATGCTGAGGGCCGGTGACAAGCAACTCGGCGTCGCGCTCGATGCGGGAGAGCATCCCGGCGATCTCAGCACCGTCACCATGATGGGTGCGACGTCCGACCACATCGTCGAGACCAGCACGTCACTCGGCCTCGACCTCGCGCTCCCACTGGCCGTGCAGGCCCACTACCGGCGGGCGATCGAGAACGGCCACGGCGGCGACAACTGGACCCGCATCATCGACAGCATCAGAAAGCAGCAGTGA
- a CDS encoding helix-turn-helix domain-containing protein, producing the protein MAKAPRCGPYICGIDAALDVVSGKWKGLILWELEAHGIRRFAELRRGLPGVSEKMLTQHLREMEEDGLVHREVYAEVPPRVEYSLTEHGHTLNRALEPLGAWGVERIRREDSEAADMAEASRH; encoded by the coding sequence ATGGCCAAGGCACCGAGATGCGGGCCCTACATCTGCGGCATCGACGCCGCGCTCGACGTGGTGAGCGGCAAGTGGAAGGGACTGATCCTCTGGGAGCTCGAAGCCCATGGCATACGCCGCTTCGCTGAACTCCGTCGCGGCTTACCGGGGGTGAGCGAGAAGATGCTGACGCAGCACCTGCGGGAGATGGAGGAGGACGGGCTCGTGCACCGCGAGGTCTACGCCGAGGTGCCGCCGCGCGTGGAGTACTCCCTCACCGAGCACGGGCACACGCTCAACCGGGCGCTCGAACCACTCGGTGCCTGGGGAGTCGAGCGGATACGCCGCGAGGACTCCGAAGCGGCCGACATGGCTGAGGCCTCGCGTCACTAG
- a CDS encoding 3-hydroxybutyryl-CoA dehydrogenase: MHPVTRLGVVGCGLMGSGIAEVAARHGIDVRVAESTPDAAEAGRRRITASLDRGARHGKLSAEQRDQALARLSFTVDLGDMADRQFVVEAVAENRDIKTGVLRVLDKAVEDPAAVLATNTSSIPVVDLAVVTERPERVIGLHFFNPVPVQRLVEIIPALVTGADTLKRTRELAGQLGKEAVQAPDRSGFVVNALLVPFLLSAVRMVESGSARPDDIDRGMELGCAHPMGPLRLLDLIGLDTAQAVAESMYEEYKEPLYAPPALLRRMVAAGHLGRKSGRGFHSYEG; the protein is encoded by the coding sequence ATGCATCCCGTCACCCGTCTCGGCGTCGTCGGCTGCGGCCTCATGGGCTCCGGCATCGCCGAAGTCGCCGCCCGCCACGGCATCGACGTACGTGTCGCCGAATCCACGCCGGACGCGGCCGAGGCGGGCCGCCGCCGCATCACCGCCTCCCTCGACCGGGGCGCACGGCACGGCAAGCTCAGTGCGGAGCAGCGCGACCAGGCCCTCGCCCGGCTGTCGTTCACCGTGGACCTCGGCGACATGGCCGACCGCCAGTTCGTCGTCGAGGCCGTCGCCGAGAACCGCGACATCAAGACCGGGGTGCTGCGCGTCCTGGACAAGGCGGTCGAGGACCCGGCGGCGGTCCTGGCCACCAACACCTCCTCGATCCCCGTCGTCGATCTCGCCGTCGTCACCGAGCGGCCCGAGCGGGTCATCGGCCTGCACTTCTTCAACCCCGTCCCCGTGCAGCGGCTGGTCGAGATCATTCCCGCGCTCGTCACCGGCGCCGACACACTGAAGCGCACCCGCGAACTCGCCGGGCAGCTGGGCAAGGAGGCCGTCCAGGCACCCGACCGTTCCGGCTTCGTCGTCAACGCCCTCCTCGTGCCCTTCCTGCTCAGCGCGGTGCGCATGGTGGAGTCGGGCTCCGCACGGCCGGACGACATCGACCGGGGGATGGAACTCGGGTGCGCGCATCCCATGGGCCCGCTGCGCCTGCTCGACCTCATCGGCCTCGACACCGCCCAGGCCGTGGCCGAGTCGATGTACGAGGAGTACAAGGAACCGCTGTACGCCCCGCCCGCCCTGCTGCGCCGCATGGTCGCCGCCGGTCACCTCGGCCGGAAGAGCGGCCGAGGGTTCCACAGCTACGAGGGCTGA
- a CDS encoding PDR/VanB family oxidoreductase → MNDQLPPTTLTVAGRTLVADGVVCLTLRRPDGGPLPSWTPGAHIDVLLDGDAHGLIRQYSLCGHPADRGAWQIAVLREPQGRGGSAHVHDQLHEGADVRVRGPRNNFPLRPADRHLFIAGGVGITPILPMVEAAEAAGADWRLLYGGRTRTSMAFLDRLAPHGDRVLVRPQDEYGLLDLAAHLGTPKESTLVHACGPEPLLRAVQEQCAGWPPGTLGVERFAPVPTAAAGTAAATSFELELARSGLTLTVPPDRSVLETVEEAGVDVDFSCREGTCGTCETDVLEGRPDHRDSLLTEDERAAGDTMLICVSRSCGPRLVLDL, encoded by the coding sequence ATGAACGACCAACTCCCCCCGACCACCCTCACGGTGGCCGGCCGCACCCTCGTGGCCGACGGCGTCGTCTGCCTCACCCTGCGCCGCCCCGACGGCGGTCCGCTCCCCTCCTGGACCCCGGGCGCCCACATCGACGTACTGCTGGACGGCGACGCGCACGGCCTGATCCGTCAGTACTCCCTGTGCGGACACCCGGCCGACCGCGGGGCCTGGCAGATCGCGGTGCTGCGGGAACCACAGGGCCGCGGCGGCTCCGCGCACGTCCACGACCAGCTGCACGAAGGCGCCGACGTACGGGTCCGCGGCCCGCGCAACAACTTCCCGCTGCGGCCCGCCGACCGCCATCTGTTCATCGCCGGCGGCGTCGGGATCACACCCATCCTCCCCATGGTCGAGGCGGCCGAGGCCGCGGGGGCCGACTGGCGCCTGCTCTACGGCGGCCGCACCCGGACCTCCATGGCCTTCCTGGACCGTCTCGCCCCGCACGGGGACCGCGTCCTCGTCCGTCCCCAGGACGAGTACGGCCTGCTGGACCTGGCCGCCCACCTCGGCACACCCAAGGAGAGCACCCTGGTGCACGCCTGCGGTCCCGAACCCCTGCTGCGGGCGGTGCAGGAACAGTGCGCGGGCTGGCCGCCCGGCACGCTGGGCGTCGAACGGTTCGCGCCGGTGCCGACGGCCGCCGCCGGCACGGCCGCTGCCACGAGCTTCGAGCTGGAGCTCGCCCGTTCCGGGCTCACCCTCACCGTGCCGCCGGACCGTTCGGTGCTCGAAACCGTGGAGGAGGCCGGCGTCGACGTCGACTTCTCCTGCCGGGAAGGCACCTGCGGCACCTGCGAGACCGATGTGCTGGAGGGCAGGCCCGACCACCGCGACTCGCTGCTGACCGAGGACGAGCGGGCCGCCGGCGACACCATGCTCATCTGCGTCTCCCGCTCGTGCGGGCCCCGCCTCGTCCTCGACCTCTGA
- a CDS encoding acetyl-CoA C-acyltransferase: MPGSVIVSGARTPIGKLMGALSTLSAVDLGAHAIRAALAAAHVDAQAVQAVVMGQVVQAGAGPNPARQAAVRAGIPFSVPASTVNKLCPSGLHAIALADLMIASGRHEVVVAGGMESMSGAPHLLRGSRTGWKYGPSTVEDSLDRDALVCAFDGVSMGAATERYQQPFALTRQEQDEYSALSHQRAARAQRSGAPTEEIAPVTVAGRRGETVVDADEGVRPDTTVESLGRLRPAFSGTGTVTAGNASQLSDGAAAVVVMSAERARREGLTPLAEIGAYGTVAGPDPSLLVQPAGAVRDALERDGRLKAADLDLFEINEAFAGVALASVRELDIAMDKVNVNGGAIALGHPVGMTGARLVLTLAMELRRRGGGSGAAALCGGGGQGDALLLHVPAQT; this comes from the coding sequence ATGCCCGGATCCGTCATCGTCTCCGGCGCCAGGACGCCCATCGGAAAGCTGATGGGCGCCCTGAGCACCCTGTCCGCAGTCGATCTCGGCGCCCATGCCATCCGGGCGGCTCTCGCCGCCGCCCACGTGGACGCGCAGGCCGTGCAGGCCGTCGTCATGGGCCAGGTGGTGCAGGCCGGGGCAGGCCCCAACCCGGCCCGGCAGGCCGCGGTCCGCGCCGGGATCCCCTTCTCCGTACCGGCGAGCACCGTCAACAAACTCTGTCCGTCCGGGCTGCACGCCATCGCGCTGGCCGACCTCATGATCGCCTCCGGCCGTCACGAGGTGGTCGTCGCGGGCGGCATGGAGTCCATGTCCGGCGCCCCGCACCTGCTGCGCGGATCACGCACCGGCTGGAAGTACGGCCCCTCCACGGTGGAGGACTCCCTCGACCGCGACGCCCTCGTCTGCGCCTTCGACGGAGTCTCCATGGGCGCCGCCACCGAGCGGTACCAACAGCCGTTCGCCCTGACCCGGCAGGAACAGGACGAGTACAGCGCGCTGTCCCACCAACGGGCCGCCCGCGCCCAGCGGTCGGGCGCGCCGACCGAGGAGATCGCCCCCGTCACGGTGGCCGGACGCCGGGGCGAGACGGTGGTGGACGCCGACGAGGGCGTACGACCGGACACCACCGTCGAGTCCCTCGGGCGCCTGCGACCCGCCTTCTCCGGCACGGGCACCGTCACCGCGGGCAACGCCTCCCAGCTCTCCGACGGCGCCGCCGCCGTCGTCGTGATGAGCGCGGAGCGCGCCCGGCGGGAGGGCCTGACACCGCTCGCCGAGATCGGCGCCTACGGCACGGTCGCGGGCCCCGACCCCTCACTGCTCGTCCAACCGGCCGGCGCCGTCCGCGACGCCCTCGAACGCGACGGAAGGCTCAAGGCGGCCGACCTGGACCTGTTCGAGATCAACGAGGCGTTCGCCGGAGTGGCCCTGGCCTCCGTACGGGAGCTGGACATCGCCATGGACAAGGTGAACGTCAACGGCGGCGCGATCGCGCTCGGACACCCGGTCGGCATGACCGGAGCCCGCCTGGTGCTGACCCTCGCCATGGAGCTGCGGCGGCGCGGCGGCGGCAGCGGAGCGGCGGCCCTGTGCGGAGGCGGCGGCCAGGGTGACGCGCTGTTGCTGCATGTGCCGGCGCAGACCTGA